The Fluviispira sanaruensis sequence ACTTTTTTTAGGGAAAAAATACACTAAACCAATTATAGATTGCTGCGAATATATTGATGAATTTTATGATTGGGATGAAGTAAAAAAAAATAATGAATTGATAGAATGCGACACAATAATTCATGTTTTTCCAAACAAAGAAATTGCGAAATATTTTAGCAAATTAAAAGTTTCAAATAGAGTTGGAACAAATAGAAGGCTATATCATTGGATATATTGCAATAAAAAAGTAAATCTCAGTCGCAAAAATTCTTTATTGCATGAGTCTCAACTTAATATCAAATTACTCTCTCCACTTAACTTTAAAAGTGAATATAATCTTGAAGAGATTATTAGTTTTTATGGATTTAACAGAACTCAAGGCTTAGACAACGAATATTCAAAATGGATTAAAAAAGACAAATTCAATTTAATTTTACATCCTAAGTCCAAAGGAAGCGCCCGTGAATGGCCACCAGAGAAATTTGTTGAATTAGCCAATACTTTGGATAAGAATATTTATAATATTTTTATTTCCGGAACAAATACAGAAAAAGAATTCATTGAAAAGCAAATCGTAAAATATGCTCCGCATGTGAAAAATATTGCAGGTACACTGAACTTATCTCAATTTATTTCATTTATTAAAGAATGTGATGGTTTAATCGCTGCCAGTACGGGTCCACTGCATATTGCAGCTGCTCTTGGAATTCATGCGCTCGGTTTATATCCACCGATAAAAACTATGATTCCAGAAAGATGGGGGCCACTTGGAGAAAAAGCAGAGTTTTTATTAGCTACGACAGAAAATAAAAATAATTTGTGTATGAAAAATTGCAATATTTTAAAAATTTGTTCTTGTATCAAAAAACTGGAAGCACATTCTGTTTTAAATTTAATTCTTAAATGGGGTAAAAAATCTCCTAGTTGATAATCTATTACCAATCTCGTAGTCTCTAAATGTTAAATCATCATTTTTGAAAAATTTTGGTGGTTCAATTTGACTTTATTTTCATACGAAAATTAAAATATTTTTTTTGTGTATATTATTTCTCAATTAGATACTTTTTCCTACTTACGAAATGGAGACAAACATGGATTATAAAGTAAAAGATATATCTCTGGCTGAATTAGGCAGAAAACAAATTGAAATTGCTGAAAAAGAAATGCCTGGCCTTATGACTCTTAGAGAACGTTATGGCAAATCTAAACCTCTCAAAGGAGCTCGTATAGCAGGCAGTTTGCACATGACAGTAGAAACAGCCGTTTTGATAGAAACCTTGTGTGTACTTGGAGCAGATGTACGTTGGTCAAGTTGTAATATCTTTTCTACAGTTGATGCTGCTGCAGCTGCCATTGCAAAAACAGGTGTGCCTGTCTTTGCATGGAAAGGCGAAACTGAAGAAGAATACATTTGGTGTATTGAGCAGTCATTAAAATTTCCAAATGGCAATGGCCCAAATATGTTGCTCGATGATGGAGGAGATCTCACATCTTTAGTGCACAAAAAATTCCCGCAGCTTCTAAAAGATATTAAGGGAGTTTCTGAAGAAACAACGACAGGAGTTCATCATTTACACCAAATGGTAAAAAAAGGTGAACTCAAAATACCAGCAATTAACATCAATGACAGCGTAACAAAGAGCAAATTCGACAACCTCTATGGTTGCCGTGAATCATTGCCAGACGGAATCAAACGCGCAACAGACGTTATGATTGCTGGTAAAACCGTTGTCGTTGCTGGATATGGTGATGTTGGAAAGGGTTGCGCTCACGCAATGAGACATCATGGTGCACGGGTTTTAATTACTGAAATTGATCCGATTAATTCTTTGCAAGCCGCTATGGAAGGTTACCAAATCGTCACAATGGATGAAGTCGTAAAAGACGCTCATATTTTTGTCACAGCTACAGGCTGCTGCGATATTATTACTGCAGCGCATATGGCGAAAATGCGCGACCAAGCCATTGTTTGTAACATCGGACATTTTGATGTGGAAATTGACGTTGCAGGTCTCAAAGCAACTAATGGAATTAAGCATATAAATATCAAACCACAAGTGGATAAATATCAATTCACTGATGGGCACGAAATTATTCTTTTAGCAGAAGGACGTCTTGTTAACTTAGGCTGCGCAACAGGACATCCTGCTTTCGTTATGAGCACAAGTTTTACGAATCAAGTCCTTGCCCAGATTGAATTATGGCAAAACCATGGGCAGTATAAAATAGATGTTTATACCTTACCTAAAAAACTCGATGAAGAAGTTGCAAGATTGCATTTAGAAAAACTAGGAGTTAAATTAACAAAACTCACAAATAAACAAGCAGAATATTTAAGCATACCAGTTGAAGGACCATATAAACCTGATTCTTATAGATATTAATAATTCAAAGTTTATTTAAAGCATCGGATTGAATCCGATGCTCTTTTTGTTTTTGCATTGACACCAAATAAATAGACAAAATTATCAATACAATTGATAACCATTCTGTCAGACTAATTGTCTCATTAAAAATAATATATCCCCAAAATAATCCCACCATAGCAACTATACAACCAACGAGGCTATAATAAACGGGACCAGCAATTTTTAATAATTCAAAAAAGATAACATAACCTATACTAGATAATATTATTTCAATAATAATAAAAAAATTTGGTAGATCGAGTGGAAACTTAATAATATGAAAATTATCCGTCATGATCGTTATTGGAGCAATAATCATTGAGGAGGCCAACAACATTCCTGCACTGAGAGCGAGTGAAGAGGCATGCACAGGCCTTAGTTTCACCATAAAGATAGTGCATGATGCGAGGAGAAAAGGAGTTAATAAAGCAAACAACATCCAATTAAAATCTGCATAAATCGTTAACTTAGGATAAAAAAGAATAACAAGACCAAAAAATCCTATTATAATACCAAGAAATCTATAGACAGAAAATTTTTCAAGAAGGAAAAAAATAGATAATACGTAAGTAATAATAGGTGAAGTATTTACTATCAAACCCAAAATACCAGAGGGCACATGAGTTGCAGAAAAATACATCGTTATATTTGGCAAAACGATTCCAAGTAATCCGCAAATAAAATAAAACAAAATATGTTGAATGCTAAATTCTGGAAATTTTTTATCTCTCAATAAAGTTACTATAAGAATAAAAACTGCTGGCCCAAAACTTTGCCAAAAAGAATATCCGAGAGGTGTCACCCCGCTTTCCATTGCGAATTTAGCAATAGAAAAGCCTGTCCCCCAGCACATTCCTAAACTTACGAGCAATAAAAGAGATTTAAAGAACATCTTATTAAATGTGAACAGCATTTAGACGCCTCAATTCAAGCAATTAAATTTCCTTAAAGAAAATCCTTCAATAGAAATTTTTGGAATAATAAGAGCAATTTTCACTCCTATTTTTTTTGCTTCTTCTAACAAACTTGCGTATTTTGCATCTATTTCATGCGCTGTACGGAAACCTTTGAGAAGAATATTCTCATCTACTTCACTTCCACGCATAAGTACGAAAAATAACCAAGCTTCATCTCCAGCGTGTTTCGCATTCATAAGTTCAGTAAGATGTTTTTGCCCCCGAGTTGTGACAGCATCAGGAAAGATCCAAGTATTATCAATTAATTTCATACTCACACTTTTTACTTCTATCCAGCATTTTTGATCACTTTTTTCAGATGATAGACAGAAATCAAAGCGTGTTTCCTTGGTAAAGACAGCTTCACGTTTTACCTTTTGCCATTTTTCAAAGCATTCATAAGGGAAGTTTGTAGAAATAAAATATTGTTCTCTACTTTTTCCCACAGTTTTATTTAATAATTCTTCAACAAATTGATTGGCTCTTGCAGTGTTTAAACAGGCGTAACCATCTTCTAAATAAAGCAATTCTAAAGAATGGCGTAATTTACGTTTAGGGTTTTGTGAATCTAAAATATATGCAGGAGCATTTTGCACAAGACAGCTTTTCATACTTCCACTGTTTGCGCAATGAACTGTTTTAACCTCGTTTTCCGCTGACATGACGTCAACAAAAAAGCGTTTATATCTATTTATAAAACTACATTTTTCCAAAGGAAAAGAATATTTTAATAAATTCATTCTTAATTAATTTCAGATGAATTGTCTTGCGTATAATTTCTGCTTGCAAACATTTGCATTACTTTTTCAAAGGGAACTTGATAATTTGTACTGCAATAATGACATTTCATTTCTACGCTTTCAGATTTTTTAATAATATCTTTTAATTCATCCATAGGTAAAGTCACAAGCACGCCTTCGACTTTTTCCTGTGAACAACTGCAAACGAGTTTTGGATTGATACTTTTGATTGCCTTTAACTCATCGGGGATCAATTTTTGTGCTAATATATCTGGATCATTATTTTCTAAAAACAATTCACGCATAGACGGCAAATTTTCAATATGATTTCTTAATTTCTCTGAAGCTTCATCAGAAATATCTGGCAATTCTTGATAAATTACTCCAAAAGCATGAATTTCGCCACTTTTCTCATCTATCCAGCTGCTCAATTGTAATTTCGTGTTCATTTGAAAACTTGATTGCAAATGTTCATTCAAAGCATCTTCAATCGAGCTTGTTTTTGACAAAGTAAAACCTTCTGAGAGGCCCGCATTATTGCGCTGCGAACGTAATGAACGCACTTGCAATTCAGAAAAGCATTTTTCACCCTTATCTAGACTTTGCACTATAGGAGTGTCATCCGCACACTCAATATAGCCCTTTGTTTCTGCTTGAAAAGTTGTTTCCGCCCCAATTGTGAAATCACCACCACATTGTATTCTTAGATTAATTCTCTCTTCATAGTCGAGCACAGAAGAAAGCAAAACACAACCGAGCATAGAGTCTGAGAGGAGAAGAGTTCTTGGGGTATTTAAGCTATGAATTTTTTTGACTTCTTGCATTAAATTGCTCAGATGCAACATGCGATAGCAATATTGCACCTTTGTATCCACAGCAAAAAATAAGTAATCTTGAAACATGAAATTGTCCTTACTTGTAAGAAATTCTTAGGCAAAATCTAACCTAAGCGAAGCATTCATCTCTATACTAAACTTAAGTATTTTACGACAAAATATTGTGTGATACCCTTGGCTCAAATTAACTTTTTTAGATCGATCCTGTATAAAATGAAAAATACATTCATATCCATTCTACAGAAGAGGAAAAAAAATGAAAGTTCTCGTAACTGGGGGTGCTGGATATATTGGAAGCACAATATGCTCAGCATTAGAAGATGCTGGGCACACACCCATTATTCTAGACTCACTTGTCACCGGTCGAATCGAGTTTATAAGGGATAGAGCTTTATATAAAGGTGATATTGCAGATGTGAAACTGCTCAATAAAATCTTCAATGACCACCCAGATATCAACTGCACAATTCACTGCGCTGCACTTATAATTGTTTCAGAAAGTGTGCAAAAACCTTATGAATATTATAGAGAAAACGTAGCTAAATCCAACGAATTATTTGAAAACTTAAAATCACTGGGATGTCATAAAATTGTATTTAGCTCATCGGCCGCTATTTACGATGCTGTTCCTAATTTTATGGTCACAGAAGATTCTCCTTTAAAACCGCTCAGTCCATATGCAAAAACAAAGTATATGATGGAAATGATACTACAGGATTATTGTACATCTTTTGAATATTTTAAAGCAATTTCATTAAGGTACTTTAATCCAATTGGCGCCGATCCTAAAATGCGCTCAGGTTTATATATTGAAAACCCATCTCATGTTTTAGGCAAATTGGTTGACACCGCAACAGGTAGGAACAAAGAATTTCAAATTACAGGCGTCGAATGGCCAACACGTGATGGAAGTGGCATTCGCGATTATATCCATGTCTGGGATCTCGCACAGGCGCATGTAAAAGCAATTGAAAACTTCGATTTTGCTTTTTCAAAACGCGAACCTAAATTTAAAAACTTTCATATAATTAATTTAGGCACAGGTCGCGGTGTGACAGTAAGAGAATTATTAAGAGAATTTGAAAATGTATTTGGGCGTGAAATCCCCAAAAAAGTTGCTCCATCACGTCCGGGTGATGTAGCAGGAGCCTATGCAAATGAAAATACCGCATTGGATTTGCTAGAATGGAAAGCTACTTTGCATATTAATCAAGGTATTGAAGACTCTTTAAAGTGGCACAGCATACGAGAGCAAATTATAATATATAATCCCAATAATAATAAGCATAATTGATAATAATTTATTTATATTAACACTTCAAATAAATAAAGCAAATTTAAATTAAATTTTATAAATTATTGATTTTTATGACAATTTAATTTTAATCAACATCCCTTTTAATAAAATATAAATATGATATTTTATATTTAGATCCAATTTATTAATAGAATTGGATTTAGGACTAATAATTAAACCTCTTGGAAAAGGATTTCTAATGAAGAGAAATGGATTTATCTTATCAAGTTCCGCCCTTTTAGCAATTGTTTACAGCAGTTCTGTATCTGCTGCAGAATACAAAGTTGTAGAATTCAAAAAAAATATCATTTATCTTGACCCCAATGCACAGGGTCATTCTGAAAATCCAAAATCTTTCCCAATTACTGTGAAAGATGAGAATAAAATTTCGAGTGATTTGGCAGCAAAGGCTATACAATTCAGTCCAGATGAAAGTTTATTAACAGAGTTTAATCAAAAAGTATTTTGTAGAAAAGTTAAATTTGAAGTAAAAAATAACCAATTGCAAATTATTTCTATGCCAAACGAAATTTCTACTTTGATGACTTGCTATTATAAACCACGCTCAACAGATCGAAATATTACTTTAACAGATAAGCAAAAAAGTCTTGAAATAAAATTCAACTACACCTTCGACTCATGGCGGAACTTAATAAAAAAAGATTACAATGGTAAAGAATATTTTTTACCAGCTACTAAGTTTGCAAAGTATATACATTCAAAAATTAATTCTGGCAATAATATTAATTATGCAACAGACATTCTTCTCGATGGGAGTGATCTTTGGGAAGATGAAAATTATGGCATTTTAGAAAAAGAAAGAACTGGTGTTTGGAACCAAGGTACTTTATCATATAATGGTGATACTTATTTAGACATGAGTGCTATTTATCAAAGTGAAAAATTTCCTAAATTAGAAAAATTAACTATCAGACAATTTAAAATAGAAAATCTAAATTCCTTTGCATTTCCAAAAGCAAAATCTTTAAAACACCTAAATTATTCTCTTAATAAATTCTATGTTGTGAAAAAAAATTCTTTCAAAAGACTTAAGAATTTAGAAATTCTCGATCTTAATGGAAACAGAATCAAAACAATTGAAGGTAATTCCTTTGAAAGACTAAAAAATCTTAAAAAATTAGACCTGCAAAATAATTACATTAGCGCAATATCAGAAAACACCTTCGCAGGGCTTGTTAATTTACAAGAACTTGATTTATCGAATAACAAACCACTAGATAAAGATGACAATTTGATTCAAATGGAGCTTAACGGAGAACCTAAACTGCCTAAGTTAGAAAAATTGACAATAGAAGGAAGTAATGTTGGCAAAATAGATAAAGTATTCTTTCAATCAATGCCCTTACTAACTTCTCTTAAGCTAAAAGAAAATGCATTAACAGATATTCCTGAAAACGTTTTCGCGAATAATCATGAATTGAAAGAAGTTGATTTAAGCCAGAATAAAATTCAAAATATTTCTTCATTAGGCAACACAAATATCGCCAATTTGAATTTGAGTGACAATAAAATTGAATCACTAAATGATTCTTTCTTTAATAGCATTCAAAATATCGAAGTTCTAAACCTTTCTCAGAACTCTATTCATTCTATTAATAAATCACATTTATCTCCAGAATTAAAAATTGTGAATTTAGGAAATAATAAATTGACATCTATTCCAAACGCGCTCTCAAATAACTTAGAAGATCTTACCATCTCTATAAATAAAATTGAACAGTTAAATGGCAATGAACTTGCTCAATATTTCAATCTTAAATCATTAAACTTATTTGACAATCAAATCAAAGAGATTCCAAGTGAAGCTTTTAAAACTCAAAGCACACTTATAAAACTTAATCTAGCTAAAAATAAATTTACAGAAGTTCCCACAACCTCATTTCAATATTTAGCGAGCCTAGAAACTTTAGATCTCTCTAACAACTCTCTACAGAGCATAAATCAAAATTCCTTTGATGGATTGAAAAGTTTAAAATATTTATTTATAAACCACAATGAAGTACCGTTAGCATTTAATATCAATCATAATATTAG is a genomic window containing:
- a CDS encoding glycosyltransferase family 9 protein, whose product is MKDDSSNRILISRTDNIGDVILTLPMAGIIKSQIPNTKILFLGKKYTKPIIDCCEYIDEFYDWDEVKKNNELIECDTIIHVFPNKEIAKYFSKLKVSNRVGTNRRLYHWIYCNKKVNLSRKNSLLHESQLNIKLLSPLNFKSEYNLEEIISFYGFNRTQGLDNEYSKWIKKDKFNLILHPKSKGSAREWPPEKFVELANTLDKNIYNIFISGTNTEKEFIEKQIVKYAPHVKNIAGTLNLSQFISFIKECDGLIAASTGPLHIAAALGIHALGLYPPIKTMIPERWGPLGEKAEFLLATTENKNNLCMKNCNILKICSCIKKLEAHSVLNLILKWGKKSPS
- the galE gene encoding UDP-glucose 4-epimerase GalE, whose translation is MKVLVTGGAGYIGSTICSALEDAGHTPIILDSLVTGRIEFIRDRALYKGDIADVKLLNKIFNDHPDINCTIHCAALIIVSESVQKPYEYYRENVAKSNELFENLKSLGCHKIVFSSSAAIYDAVPNFMVTEDSPLKPLSPYAKTKYMMEMILQDYCTSFEYFKAISLRYFNPIGADPKMRSGLYIENPSHVLGKLVDTATGRNKEFQITGVEWPTRDGSGIRDYIHVWDLAQAHVKAIENFDFAFSKREPKFKNFHIINLGTGRGVTVRELLREFENVFGREIPKKVAPSRPGDVAGAYANENTALDLLEWKATLHINQGIEDSLKWHSIREQIIIYNPNNNKHN
- a CDS encoding leucine-rich repeat domain-containing protein, producing MKRNGFILSSSALLAIVYSSSVSAAEYKVVEFKKNIIYLDPNAQGHSENPKSFPITVKDENKISSDLAAKAIQFSPDESLLTEFNQKVFCRKVKFEVKNNQLQIISMPNEISTLMTCYYKPRSTDRNITLTDKQKSLEIKFNYTFDSWRNLIKKDYNGKEYFLPATKFAKYIHSKINSGNNINYATDILLDGSDLWEDENYGILEKERTGVWNQGTLSYNGDTYLDMSAIYQSEKFPKLEKLTIRQFKIENLNSFAFPKAKSLKHLNYSLNKFYVVKKNSFKRLKNLEILDLNGNRIKTIEGNSFERLKNLKKLDLQNNYISAISENTFAGLVNLQELDLSNNKPLDKDDNLIQMELNGEPKLPKLEKLTIEGSNVGKIDKVFFQSMPLLTSLKLKENALTDIPENVFANNHELKEVDLSQNKIQNISSLGNTNIANLNLSDNKIESLNDSFFNSIQNIEVLNLSQNSIHSINKSHLSPELKIVNLGNNKLTSIPNALSNNLEDLTISINKIEQLNGNELAQYFNLKSLNLFDNQIKEIPSEAFKTQSTLIKLNLAKNKFTEVPTTSFQYLASLETLDLSNNSLQSINQNSFDGLKSLKYLFINHNEVPLAFNINHNIRLDSISILYSLREDEVNRVKKLFEGTPKITIHNEYDY
- a CDS encoding Hsp33 family molecular chaperone HslO, translating into MFQDYLFFAVDTKVQYCYRMLHLSNLMQEVKKIHSLNTPRTLLLSDSMLGCVLLSSVLDYEERINLRIQCGGDFTIGAETTFQAETKGYIECADDTPIVQSLDKGEKCFSELQVRSLRSQRNNAGLSEGFTLSKTSSIEDALNEHLQSSFQMNTKLQLSSWIDEKSGEIHAFGVIYQELPDISDEASEKLRNHIENLPSMRELFLENNDPDILAQKLIPDELKAIKSINPKLVCSCSQEKVEGVLVTLPMDELKDIIKKSESVEMKCHYCSTNYQVPFEKVMQMFASRNYTQDNSSEIN
- a CDS encoding DMT family transporter; this translates as MLFTFNKMFFKSLLLLVSLGMCWGTGFSIAKFAMESGVTPLGYSFWQSFGPAVFILIVTLLRDKKFPEFSIQHILFYFICGLLGIVLPNITMYFSATHVPSGILGLIVNTSPIITYVLSIFFLLEKFSVYRFLGIIIGFFGLVILFYPKLTIYADFNWMLFALLTPFLLASCTIFMVKLRPVHASSLALSAGMLLASSMIIAPITIMTDNFHIIKFPLDLPNFFIIIEIILSSIGYVIFFELLKIAGPVYYSLVGCIVAMVGLFWGYIIFNETISLTEWLSIVLIILSIYLVSMQKQKEHRIQSDALNKL
- the ahcY gene encoding adenosylhomocysteinase translates to MDYKVKDISLAELGRKQIEIAEKEMPGLMTLRERYGKSKPLKGARIAGSLHMTVETAVLIETLCVLGADVRWSSCNIFSTVDAAAAAIAKTGVPVFAWKGETEEEYIWCIEQSLKFPNGNGPNMLLDDGGDLTSLVHKKFPQLLKDIKGVSEETTTGVHHLHQMVKKGELKIPAININDSVTKSKFDNLYGCRESLPDGIKRATDVMIAGKTVVVAGYGDVGKGCAHAMRHHGARVLITEIDPINSLQAAMEGYQIVTMDEVVKDAHIFVTATGCCDIITAAHMAKMRDQAIVCNIGHFDVEIDVAGLKATNGIKHINIKPQVDKYQFTDGHEIILLAEGRLVNLGCATGHPAFVMSTSFTNQVLAQIELWQNHGQYKIDVYTLPKKLDEEVARLHLEKLGVKLTKLTNKQAEYLSIPVEGPYKPDSYRY
- the sfsA gene encoding DNA/RNA nuclease SfsA, which produces MNLLKYSFPLEKCSFINRYKRFFVDVMSAENEVKTVHCANSGSMKSCLVQNAPAYILDSQNPKRKLRHSLELLYLEDGYACLNTARANQFVEELLNKTVGKSREQYFISTNFPYECFEKWQKVKREAVFTKETRFDFCLSSEKSDQKCWIEVKSVSMKLIDNTWIFPDAVTTRGQKHLTELMNAKHAGDEAWLFFVLMRGSEVDENILLKGFRTAHEIDAKYASLLEEAKKIGVKIALIIPKISIEGFSLRKFNCLN